A stretch of Paraburkholderia phenazinium DNA encodes these proteins:
- a CDS encoding MFS transporter, whose protein sequence is MSTVAVPSTPVDASVQAGSVSRTAIIRSAQDVSRIVNAGAAKGSNARIVIAIALGGVFLDAYDLTSLAYGIKDIARQFSLSPVQVGFVSSAITFGAILGALFGGYLTDRIGRYRVFMADMLFFVVAAIAAGLAPNAWVLGGARFLMGFGVGLDLPVAMAFLAEFSRVAGKGNKAASVAAWCPAWYAATSTCYLLILGLYAILPEHQLGWLWRLTLAFGAVPAIVIILVRSRYISESPVWAANQGDLEEAARILKRSYGVDAVVERSQVPVKAPRAASWRNYGVLFNSTYRSRTILAATIGAASSFGYNAIIFGLPVIIASFFHQGPLTTIVAALTLNLAFAFVGGLIGVRTAPTVGAWKMTVLGHSLQFASLIGLALIGKPSSGALVVLAILLLGGYLFGQGFGPGSHSMTYASLSYPTSLRGIGVGFNQTLVRSASTISLFLFPVLAAALGTKVFWVIAVAPLTSLLVLLAIRWEPSGYDVDAEDYVEAGTVEREAAVAA, encoded by the coding sequence ATGTCCACCGTTGCCGTTCCTTCGACACCTGTCGACGCCTCCGTGCAGGCGGGAAGCGTTTCCCGCACCGCCATCATCCGTTCCGCGCAGGACGTCTCGCGCATCGTCAACGCGGGCGCTGCGAAAGGCAGCAATGCGCGCATCGTGATTGCGATCGCGCTCGGCGGGGTCTTTCTGGATGCCTACGATCTGACCTCGCTCGCTTACGGCATCAAGGACATCGCGCGCCAGTTTTCACTTTCGCCGGTACAGGTAGGCTTCGTTTCATCGGCGATCACGTTTGGCGCCATTCTCGGCGCGCTGTTCGGCGGGTATCTGACCGACCGTATTGGACGTTACCGCGTCTTCATGGCCGACATGCTGTTCTTCGTGGTCGCGGCGATCGCCGCCGGTCTTGCGCCGAATGCGTGGGTGCTCGGCGGGGCGCGCTTTCTGATGGGCTTCGGTGTCGGCCTCGATCTGCCGGTGGCGATGGCGTTTCTCGCGGAGTTTTCGCGTGTGGCGGGCAAAGGCAACAAGGCCGCCAGCGTGGCCGCGTGGTGCCCTGCGTGGTATGCGGCCACCAGTACCTGCTATCTGCTGATTCTCGGCCTGTATGCGATTCTCCCCGAGCATCAGTTGGGCTGGCTGTGGCGCCTGACGCTCGCCTTCGGCGCAGTGCCCGCCATCGTCATCATTCTGGTGCGCAGCCGCTACATCAGCGAGTCGCCCGTCTGGGCGGCGAACCAGGGTGATCTCGAGGAGGCCGCGCGCATTCTCAAGCGCTCGTATGGCGTCGACGCCGTGGTGGAACGCAGCCAGGTGCCGGTCAAGGCGCCGCGCGCGGCGTCGTGGCGCAATTACGGTGTGCTGTTCAATTCGACCTACCGTAGCCGCACGATTCTCGCCGCGACGATCGGCGCCGCTTCTTCGTTCGGCTATAACGCGATCATCTTCGGCTTGCCGGTGATCATCGCCAGCTTCTTTCATCAAGGCCCGCTGACGACGATCGTCGCCGCGTTGACACTGAATCTGGCATTTGCATTTGTCGGCGGATTGATTGGGGTGCGTACCGCGCCGACCGTGGGCGCATGGAAGATGACGGTGCTAGGGCATTCGCTGCAGTTCGCGTCGTTGATCGGCCTTGCGCTGATCGGCAAGCCCAGCAGCGGTGCGCTCGTCGTGCTGGCAATCCTGTTGCTCGGTGGCTATCTGTTTGGGCAAGGCTTCGGCCCGGGTTCGCATTCGATGACGTATGCGTCGCTGAGCTATCCGACTTCGTTACGCGGCATCGGGGTGGGCTTCAATCAGACGCTGGTGCGCTCCGCATCGACGATTTCGCTGTTTCTGTTCCCGGTTCTCGCTGCAGCGCTCGGCACGAAGGTGTTCTGGGTGATTGCAGTCGCGCCGCTGACTTCGTTGCTCGTGCTGCTGGCGATCCGCTGGGAGCCGTCGGGCTATGACGTCGACGCTGAGGATTACGTGGAGGCAGGGACAGTGGAGCGCGAGGCGGCCGTCGCGGCTTGA
- a CDS encoding nitroreductase family protein, whose amino-acid sequence MSTSNAARSAEHPIDIQFLDRWSPRAFTEETIPESTLLTFFEAARWAPSSYNSQPWRFAYARRGTEHWTRFLEYLNDFNRSWAQRAAAIVIVLSKDNFTPPGATAEVPAVTHSFDTGSAWAYFALQASLAGWHTHGMAGIERDKIRQGLAVPDGYSIEAAVAVGRLGDKSLLPEQLQAREVPSPRKPVAEFAGEGRFVP is encoded by the coding sequence ATGAGCACATCGAACGCGGCCCGTTCGGCCGAACATCCGATCGACATTCAGTTCCTCGACCGCTGGTCGCCTCGCGCCTTCACGGAGGAAACCATTCCCGAGTCCACCCTGCTGACCTTCTTCGAAGCAGCGCGCTGGGCACCCTCCTCCTATAACTCGCAACCGTGGCGATTTGCGTATGCACGGCGTGGCACCGAGCACTGGACGCGCTTTCTCGAGTACCTGAACGACTTCAACCGGAGCTGGGCCCAACGTGCGGCGGCCATCGTGATCGTTCTGTCGAAGGATAACTTCACGCCGCCCGGCGCGACCGCCGAAGTACCCGCCGTCACCCACTCGTTCGATACAGGCTCGGCATGGGCCTATTTCGCGCTGCAGGCGAGTCTTGCCGGGTGGCATACCCACGGCATGGCGGGAATCGAGCGTGACAAGATCCGTCAGGGACTGGCAGTTCCGGACGGATATTCGATTGAAGCCGCGGTTGCAGTAGGACGGCTGGGCGATAAAAGTCTTTTGCCGGAGCAGCTTCAGGCGCGCGAAGTACCGAGCCCGCGCAAACCTGTGGCCGAATTCGCTGGCGAGGGACGTTTTGTTCCCTGA
- a CDS encoding LLM class flavin-dependent oxidoreductase → MAKKQILLNAFNMNCVGHINHGLWTHPRDRSTDYRLLPYWTDLARTLERGLFDGLFLADIVGVYDVYQHNVDVTLRESIQLPVNDPTLLVSAMAAVTEHLGFGVTVNLTYEQPYLLARRFSTLDHLTQGRIGWNIVTGYLDSAARAMGLTEQLPHDERYERADEYLEILYKLWEGSWEQGAVLRDKAGRVYADPAKVHQVKHAGRYYNVEGYHLAEPSPQRTPVLFQAGSSGRGQRFAARHAECVFISPPNRTVGRETVRTLREQLVEAGRKPDDVKVFVGAAVVTGATESEAREKHADYLRYASREAGLAHFAASTGIDYAQYDLDEPVDYAPTNAIESATRTAKQHGWTRRKLLDMFEMGGRYPAIVGTASQVADELQAWVEETGVDGFNLSRTVVPESYEDFIDLVVPELQNRGLYKTSYEDGALRHKLFGEGDQLPERHAAASFRRRATEAV, encoded by the coding sequence ATGGCGAAGAAACAGATTCTGCTCAACGCGTTCAACATGAACTGCGTCGGCCATATCAATCATGGTTTGTGGACGCATCCACGAGACCGTTCCACGGATTACCGGCTGCTGCCTTACTGGACCGATCTCGCTCGCACGCTAGAGCGCGGCCTGTTCGACGGCCTGTTTCTCGCCGACATCGTGGGCGTCTACGACGTCTATCAGCACAACGTGGATGTGACGTTGCGCGAGTCGATCCAGTTGCCGGTCAACGATCCCACGCTGCTGGTTTCGGCGATGGCCGCCGTGACCGAACACCTCGGCTTCGGCGTGACGGTCAATCTCACCTATGAGCAGCCGTATCTGCTCGCACGGCGCTTCTCGACGCTCGATCATCTGACGCAAGGCCGTATTGGCTGGAACATCGTGACCGGTTACCTCGACAGCGCAGCGCGTGCGATGGGTCTCACCGAACAACTGCCGCACGACGAACGTTACGAGCGCGCGGACGAGTACCTCGAGATTCTCTATAAGCTATGGGAAGGCAGCTGGGAACAAGGGGCCGTGTTGCGCGACAAGGCCGGCCGCGTCTATGCGGATCCGGCCAAGGTGCACCAGGTGAAGCACGCTGGCCGTTATTACAACGTCGAGGGTTATCACCTCGCCGAGCCGTCGCCGCAGCGCACGCCGGTGCTGTTCCAGGCGGGCAGCTCCGGGCGCGGCCAGCGCTTTGCGGCGCGGCACGCCGAGTGCGTGTTCATCTCGCCGCCAAACCGGACGGTGGGACGTGAGACGGTACGAACGTTGCGCGAGCAACTGGTTGAGGCCGGGCGGAAACCGGACGACGTCAAGGTATTCGTCGGCGCGGCGGTCGTGACGGGCGCCACCGAAAGCGAAGCGCGCGAAAAACACGCGGACTATCTACGGTATGCGAGCCGTGAAGCAGGCCTCGCGCATTTCGCAGCCAGCACGGGTATCGACTACGCGCAATACGATCTTGACGAGCCGGTGGATTATGCCCCGACCAACGCCATCGAATCGGCGACACGCACGGCCAAACAGCACGGCTGGACGCGCCGCAAACTGCTGGACATGTTCGAGATGGGCGGCCGCTATCCGGCCATCGTCGGCACCGCCTCGCAGGTTGCGGATGAATTGCAGGCGTGGGTTGAAGAGACTGGCGTGGACGGTTTCAATCTGAGCCGCACGGTCGTGCCGGAGAGTTACGAGGACTTCATCGATCTGGTGGTGCCGGAACTGCAAAACCGCGGGCTGTACAAGACCTCGTATGAGGACGGTGCGCTACGGCACAAGCTGTTCGGTGAGGGCGACCAGTTGCCGGAGCGGCACGCAGCGGCGAGTTTCCGGCGCCGGGCAACCGAGGCCGTTTAA
- a CDS encoding SfnB family sulfur acquisition oxidoreductase, which yields MSIDLSVEPRDGVAPDPLPRELHAHAPGTPDLIASDDEALKAAHRLAAQFAPEAALRDRERRLPWAELDAFVASGLWGITVPREYGGAGVRNGTLAEVTAIIAAADGSLGQIPQNHFYALEVLRVGGSVEQQRFFYERVLAGERFGNALAEIGHKDFKRRTRLTRAAEGWHVDGRKFYCTGALYAHWIPTLVVADDEGRDVTYLAFVPRDTPGVTVTDDWDGFGQRVTGSGSVQFEHVRVEPEWVVPFQVSFEHATTIGPVAQIMHAAIDLGQARGAFEAALQFVRERSRPWIDAKVERAADDPLTIAQFGDLAARLRAAEALLRRAGRFVDAAQAKATDRSVAEASVAVAEARALTTTVSLDAGSRLFELAGTAATLDGLGLDRFWRNARTHTLHDPVRWKYHAVGNFYLNDKLPPRHGAL from the coding sequence ATGAGCATCGACCTTTCCGTAGAACCGCGCGACGGTGTTGCGCCAGACCCATTGCCTCGTGAGTTGCATGCGCATGCGCCGGGCACACCTGATCTGATCGCTAGCGATGACGAGGCGCTAAAGGCCGCGCATCGCCTTGCGGCACAGTTCGCACCGGAGGCCGCACTGCGCGACCGTGAGCGACGGCTGCCGTGGGCCGAGCTCGACGCCTTCGTCGCGAGCGGCCTGTGGGGTATCACGGTGCCGCGCGAATACGGCGGCGCTGGCGTGCGCAACGGTACGCTTGCCGAAGTCACGGCGATCATCGCCGCGGCGGATGGCTCGCTTGGCCAGATTCCGCAAAACCATTTCTACGCGCTGGAAGTGCTGCGCGTGGGCGGCAGTGTCGAGCAGCAGCGCTTTTTTTATGAGCGCGTGCTGGCCGGCGAGCGTTTCGGTAATGCGCTCGCCGAGATCGGCCATAAGGACTTCAAGCGACGCACCCGGCTGACGCGCGCAGCCGAAGGCTGGCACGTCGATGGCCGCAAGTTCTATTGCACCGGCGCCCTTTACGCACACTGGATCCCCACACTGGTCGTGGCAGACGACGAGGGCCGCGACGTCACCTACCTGGCGTTTGTGCCGCGCGACACGCCTGGCGTCACCGTGACCGACGACTGGGACGGTTTCGGTCAGCGCGTCACCGGTAGCGGCTCGGTGCAGTTCGAACATGTGCGAGTCGAGCCCGAATGGGTCGTGCCGTTTCAGGTTTCGTTCGAACACGCTACGACGATCGGCCCCGTCGCTCAGATCATGCATGCCGCGATCGATCTGGGCCAGGCACGCGGCGCTTTCGAGGCTGCCTTGCAGTTCGTGCGCGAACGTTCGCGACCATGGATCGACGCGAAGGTCGAGCGCGCGGCCGACGATCCGCTGACCATCGCGCAGTTCGGCGATCTCGCGGCGCGTTTGCGTGCAGCCGAGGCGTTGCTGCGACGCGCGGGCCGTTTCGTCGACGCTGCCCAGGCCAAAGCGACGGATCGCTCGGTGGCTGAAGCGTCGGTCGCGGTAGCGGAAGCGCGGGCGCTGACCACCACCGTGTCGCTCGACGCAGGCTCGCGCCTGTTCGAACTGGCCGGCACCGCTGCGACGCTCGATGGGCTGGGCCTCGACCGCTTCTGGCGCAATGCGCGCACTCATACGCTGCATGATCCGGTGCGCTGGAAGTATCATGCGGTGGGTAACTTCTATCTCAACGACAAGCTGCCGCCGCGGCACGGAGCCTTGTGA
- a CDS encoding SfnB family sulfur acquisition oxidoreductase — MSTLEASSAAAPLLRRPDPARVQRIADDAGALAAAHALAAQFATGAAERDRKRLLPWAELDLWSESGLGGITVPREYGGADVSYATLAEVFVILCAADPALGQIPQNHFGVLGVLREIGTPDQKARLYGEVLAGQRLGNAGPERRSASVKTILQGTTRLTRTPGGLRLDGQRFYSTGALFAHRVPARATDDDGRAVQVWVPRDAPGLTVVDDWSSFGQRTTASGTVTFEQVPVDPQDVLPIWQLAERPGLFGPTSQLIQAAIDQGIAQAAVEDTLSFVRERARPWVDSGLEHATDDPYIIADVGRLQIDLHAAHEVLQEAGRTLDAIAAAHTIDAEASARASVAVAEAKILTTRIALEASEKLFELAGSASTRAAHNLDRHWRNARTHTLHDPVRWKLHLLGNYHLNHVLPARHSWN; from the coding sequence ATGTCCACTCTCGAAGCTTCCTCTGCCGCGGCGCCGTTGCTGCGGCGTCCCGACCCGGCCCGCGTGCAGCGCATTGCCGACGATGCAGGAGCACTCGCCGCCGCGCACGCGCTCGCAGCGCAGTTCGCCACAGGCGCTGCCGAGCGCGACCGCAAACGTCTGCTGCCATGGGCCGAACTCGATCTATGGTCGGAAAGCGGCCTCGGCGGCATCACCGTGCCGCGCGAATACGGCGGCGCTGACGTCTCGTACGCAACGCTCGCCGAAGTCTTTGTGATCCTGTGCGCGGCCGACCCGGCCCTGGGGCAGATTCCGCAAAATCATTTCGGTGTGCTCGGCGTGTTGCGCGAGATCGGCACACCGGATCAGAAAGCCCGCCTTTACGGCGAGGTCCTCGCGGGTCAGCGCCTGGGCAACGCTGGCCCTGAAAGGCGCTCGGCTAGCGTTAAAACCATTCTGCAAGGTACGACGCGGCTTACCCGCACGCCCGGCGGCCTGCGCCTCGACGGCCAGCGCTTCTATTCGACGGGGGCGCTATTCGCACACCGAGTTCCCGCACGCGCGACCGACGATGATGGTCGCGCCGTGCAGGTCTGGGTGCCGCGCGATGCACCAGGTCTTACTGTCGTCGACGACTGGAGTTCGTTCGGTCAACGCACGACGGCAAGTGGGACGGTGACATTCGAGCAGGTACCGGTCGATCCACAGGACGTGTTGCCGATCTGGCAACTTGCCGAACGTCCCGGCCTGTTCGGGCCGACGTCACAGCTGATTCAGGCAGCGATCGATCAGGGCATCGCACAGGCCGCAGTCGAAGATACGCTGAGCTTCGTGCGCGAACGCGCGCGTCCGTGGGTCGACTCCGGCCTCGAGCACGCAACCGACGACCCCTACATCATCGCGGATGTCGGCCGTCTGCAGATCGACCTGCACGCGGCCCATGAGGTACTGCAGGAGGCGGGGCGCACGCTCGATGCGATTGCCGCGGCTCATACGATCGATGCCGAAGCTAGCGCACGTGCATCGGTGGCAGTGGCCGAAGCCAAGATACTGACCACCCGCATTGCGCTCGAAGCGAGCGAGAAGCTGTTCGAACTGGCCGGTTCCGCTTCCACGCGTGCCGCGCACAACCTCGACCGCCATTGGCGCAACGCCCGCACGCATACGCTGCACGATCCAGTGCGCTGGAAGCTGCATCTGCTTGGCAACTATCACCTGAATCACGTGCTGCCTGCGCGTCATTCGTGGAACTGA
- a CDS encoding sulfonate ABC transporter substrate-binding protein: MNHSTLRGRRTFLAALGATLAGTALPAWATFKADQFRIGYQKAASTLVLLKAHGALEKRLTPLGIKVTWNEFTAGPQLLEGLNVGAIDFGYVGEAPPVFAQAAGADFVYTAYEVATPHAEGVVVAKNSPIKTVADLKGKKVAFNRGSDVHWFIVALLRKNGLDFGDIQPIYLAPADARAALEQGSVDAWAVWDPFLAAAEAQSNARLLADAQGVASHHQFFLSQREFAQKRQNVIAIVMEELGKEGQWVRQNTAAAAAELAPIQGLDASIIQTGLQHYAHVYKPVDAEVLAEQQRIADTFYELKLIPKKIVTKDATLA, translated from the coding sequence ATGAACCATTCGACACTCCGGGGTCGCCGGACCTTCCTTGCTGCACTCGGCGCAACGCTTGCGGGCACGGCACTGCCTGCGTGGGCCACGTTCAAAGCCGATCAGTTCCGCATCGGCTATCAGAAGGCCGCAAGCACGCTGGTGCTGTTAAAAGCGCACGGCGCGCTTGAAAAGCGGCTGACGCCGCTCGGCATCAAGGTCACGTGGAATGAATTTACTGCCGGGCCGCAGTTGCTGGAGGGTCTGAATGTCGGGGCGATCGATTTCGGCTATGTCGGTGAGGCGCCGCCGGTCTTTGCGCAGGCGGCCGGCGCGGACTTCGTCTACACGGCGTATGAGGTCGCGACACCTCATGCTGAAGGCGTCGTCGTTGCGAAGAACTCCCCCATCAAGACCGTTGCCGATCTGAAGGGCAAGAAGGTGGCGTTCAACCGGGGTTCGGACGTTCACTGGTTTATCGTCGCGCTGCTGCGCAAGAACGGTCTCGACTTCGGCGACATCCAGCCGATCTATCTGGCACCTGCCGACGCGCGCGCCGCTCTCGAGCAGGGCTCGGTCGACGCCTGGGCGGTCTGGGATCCGTTTCTCGCCGCTGCCGAAGCGCAGAGCAACGCACGCCTGCTTGCCGATGCGCAGGGCGTGGCGAGCCATCATCAGTTCTTTCTGAGCCAGCGTGAATTTGCGCAGAAGCGTCAGAACGTGATCGCGATCGTCATGGAAGAACTCGGCAAGGAAGGGCAGTGGGTGAGGCAGAACACCGCCGCGGCGGCTGCCGAGCTTGCTCCCATTCAGGGGCTCGACGCGTCGATCATCCAGACCGGCCTGCAGCACTACGCTCACGTCTACAAACCGGTCGATGCCGAAGTGCTCGCGGAACAGCAGCGCATCGCCGATACGTTCTATGAACTGAAGCTGATTCCCAAGAAGATTGTGACGAAGGACGCCACGCTTGCGTGA
- a CDS encoding MetQ/NlpA family lipoprotein: MNKRNLLKTALATVVFGLGVATSQLSFAAPQTLRVGIMSGEDEDVWRVVAANAARQGLVIKVTTFSDYTQPNEALSEHDLDANSFQHKPYLDAQIKARGYQIVPVGFTYVQPIGLYSRKVKSVADLPDGATIGVPNDPSNEGRSLLLLQAQHLITLRADVGLLPTARDIADNPKHIHIKELDAGIVGRAIGDLDAAVINTDWAVKAGIKIPQERIAQEQVTGNPYRNFLAVNAKDANAPWVHALVQSYQQPNVAAEILSVYHGATLPAWNEASH; encoded by the coding sequence ATGAATAAAAGAAACCTGCTTAAAACCGCGCTGGCCACTGTCGTGTTCGGCCTGGGCGTCGCCACTTCGCAACTTTCATTCGCGGCGCCGCAAACGCTGCGCGTGGGCATCATGTCCGGCGAAGACGAGGACGTGTGGCGCGTCGTTGCCGCAAACGCCGCCAGGCAGGGGTTGGTGATCAAGGTCACGACGTTCTCCGATTACACGCAACCCAATGAGGCGCTCTCGGAGCACGACCTCGACGCCAACTCGTTCCAGCACAAGCCTTATCTCGACGCGCAGATCAAGGCGCGCGGCTATCAGATCGTGCCGGTGGGCTTCACCTATGTGCAGCCTATTGGTCTGTATTCGCGCAAGGTCAAATCGGTTGCCGATCTTCCGGATGGCGCGACCATCGGCGTGCCGAACGATCCGAGTAACGAAGGACGCTCGCTGCTGTTGCTGCAGGCCCAGCATCTGATCACGCTGCGTGCCGATGTCGGCCTGCTGCCGACCGCCCGCGATATCGCGGACAATCCGAAGCACATCCACATCAAGGAACTCGATGCAGGTATCGTGGGGCGCGCCATCGGCGATCTCGACGCCGCCGTGATCAACACGGACTGGGCCGTCAAGGCGGGCATCAAGATTCCGCAGGAACGGATCGCCCAGGAACAGGTGACCGGCAATCCGTATCGCAACTTCCTCGCCGTCAATGCGAAGGACGCGAACGCGCCGTGGGTCCACGCGCTCGTCCAGAGTTATCAGCAGCCGAACGTGGCCGCTGAAATTCTCAGCGTATACCACGGTGCGACGCTGCCGGCATGGAATGAGGCAAGCCACTAG
- a CDS encoding methyl-accepting chemotaxis protein: MATVTPRASNTNLPGMLSSGRFTLGTRIVLCFGLLFLLMLVMAVISYTRLRSIDEEAVSLRRDSVPGLYLATALRATANQSYATLERAIFVDPDAQGMTRDLDSLPDALRAFDKVSAEYQSTVFRDDDRERFNTFKTAYDQYLALFNQAASAARTSKPAAQAQFVQMTPVWDHLIVAANTLVAENHGQADDSAQLIRTSVSGTEVTLATALGVVLLVALVTGYWLFKAVTVPMARLVDVLDVMRTGNLAQRLNLRRSDEFGTLENGFNRMAEELTSLVSQAQKSSLQVTTSVTEIAATSKEQQATASETAATTTEIGATSREIFATSRDLLRTMNEVAGVAEQSATLAGASQSGLTRMEDTMRSVMEAAGSVNAKLAILNEKAVNINQVVATITKVADQTNLLSLNAAIEAEKAGEYGRGFAVVATEIRRLADQTAVATYDIEQTVKEIQSAVSAGVMGMDKFSEEVRRGMRDVQQVGGQLSQIINEVQTLAPRFQMVNEGMQTQATSAEQINQALSQLSEAAQQTAESLRQSSQAIDDLTLVANQLRTGVSRFKIDA, encoded by the coding sequence ATGGCCACTGTCACGCCACGTGCGAGCAACACGAACCTGCCGGGCATGCTCAGCAGCGGCCGGTTTACCCTGGGCACACGCATCGTGCTCTGCTTCGGCTTGCTTTTTCTGCTGATGCTGGTGATGGCCGTCATTTCATACACCCGGTTGCGTTCGATCGACGAAGAGGCCGTCAGCCTGCGCCGCGACTCGGTGCCCGGCCTCTACCTCGCCACCGCTCTGCGGGCAACGGCCAACCAGAGCTATGCGACGCTGGAACGCGCGATCTTCGTCGATCCGGACGCGCAAGGCATGACGCGCGATCTCGACAGCCTGCCCGACGCGCTGCGTGCCTTCGACAAGGTTTCCGCCGAGTACCAGAGCACGGTGTTCCGCGACGACGACCGCGAACGTTTCAATACATTCAAGACCGCTTACGACCAGTATCTGGCGCTCTTCAACCAGGCGGCGAGTGCAGCTCGCACCTCGAAACCTGCGGCCCAGGCGCAATTCGTCCAGATGACACCCGTGTGGGACCACCTGATCGTCGCGGCAAACACGCTGGTTGCGGAAAACCACGGCCAGGCCGATGACTCTGCCCAGTTGATCCGCACCTCGGTGAGCGGCACCGAAGTTACGCTAGCCACCGCCCTCGGCGTCGTGCTGCTGGTGGCGCTCGTCACCGGTTACTGGCTCTTCAAGGCGGTCACGGTGCCGATGGCCCGGCTGGTGGACGTCCTCGACGTGATGCGCACCGGCAATCTGGCGCAACGGCTGAACCTGCGCCGCAGCGATGAATTCGGCACGCTGGAAAACGGCTTCAACCGTATGGCCGAGGAATTGACGAGTCTGGTTTCGCAGGCACAGAAATCGTCGCTGCAGGTCACTACTTCCGTGACGGAAATCGCCGCCACGTCGAAGGAACAGCAGGCCACTGCCAGCGAAACGGCCGCCACCACCACCGAGATCGGCGCCACGTCCCGCGAAATTTTCGCGACCTCGCGCGACCTGTTGCGCACGATGAACGAAGTGGCCGGTGTGGCCGAGCAGTCGGCGACGCTCGCGGGTGCGAGCCAAAGCGGCCTCACGCGCATGGAAGACACCATGCGCAGCGTGATGGAAGCCGCCGGTTCGGTGAATGCCAAGCTGGCCATCCTCAATGAGAAAGCGGTCAATATCAACCAGGTGGTCGCGACCATCACCAAGGTGGCTGACCAGACCAACCTGCTGTCGCTGAACGCAGCGATCGAAGCTGAAAAAGCCGGTGAATACGGCCGCGGGTTCGCGGTGGTGGCGACTGAAATCCGCCGTCTCGCAGACCAGACCGCGGTGGCGACCTACGACATCGAACAAACGGTCAAGGAAATCCAGTCGGCCGTTTCGGCCGGCGTGATGGGCATGGACAAGTTCTCCGAGGAAGTGCGCCGCGGCATGCGCGACGTGCAGCAGGTGGGCGGCCAGCTCTCGCAGATCATCAACGAGGTGCAGACGCTCGCGCCGCGCTTCCAGATGGTCAACGAGGGAATGCAGACCCAGGCCACCAGCGCCGAGCAGATTAACCAGGCGTTGTCGCAACTTTCCGAGGCGGCGCAGCAGACGGCGGAATCGCTGCGCCAGTCGTCGCAGGCGATCGACGACCTGACGCTGGTCGCCAATCAGCTGCGCACCGGCGTGTCGCGCTTCAAGATCGACGCGTGA
- a CDS encoding chemotaxis protein CheW — MLFLLFDLDGDRYALDAAGIVEVLALAPTKSIPGAPAWVAGMFERQGAAVPVIDVSQLALGRPAQQLRSTRLVLVHYNAGDGVEASTREDSGEPVNLLGLIVERATQTRRIAREQFAESGIATPHARWLGPVANDGVGLVQWVEVQQMLTNEVKALLFPQAEAVQPAAGS, encoded by the coding sequence ATGCTCTTCCTCCTGTTCGATCTGGACGGCGACCGCTACGCGCTCGATGCGGCTGGGATCGTCGAAGTGCTGGCGCTCGCGCCCACCAAGTCGATCCCTGGCGCCCCCGCATGGGTAGCCGGCATGTTCGAGCGGCAGGGCGCGGCGGTGCCGGTAATCGACGTGTCGCAACTCGCACTCGGCCGCCCCGCGCAGCAACTGCGCTCTACCCGGCTGGTGCTGGTTCACTACAACGCTGGGGACGGCGTCGAAGCGTCCACGCGTGAGGACAGCGGCGAACCGGTGAATCTGCTTGGCCTGATCGTCGAGCGCGCCACGCAGACGCGACGCATCGCACGCGAGCAGTTTGCCGAAAGCGGTATCGCCACGCCGCATGCACGCTGGCTCGGCCCGGTCGCAAACGACGGCGTGGGTCTCGTGCAATGGGTCGAGGTACAGCAAATGCTTACCAACGAAGTGAAGGCGTTGCTGTTTCCGCAAGCCGAAGCAGTGCAACCGGCCGCCGGATCCTGA